GGAAGTATTTCATCCTGAACCAGTTTCTCGATCAGATTTTGGATACTTAGCTGGTTTCTGTATGCTTCTGGAGCATGACTTTCCCAATACTCATCCTCACTTAAATCGGTTACGTTTATTACGTTTTTTTGGAATTCTTTTGCTTTCTCATCGGTGGTGCTTTCTAATGTTTTTCTCATCTCTTGAGAATGTTCTTTTGCTTTTTCTAAACTAACAGCTACCCCTTGTTTTTCAGCTTCTTGTACGAGTAGTTTATCAATTACTAAATCTTTCAACAAATCAGTATCTGATAGTTTCTCATCGATGTTATTGAGCTTTTGGTTAGCGTTCATGTAAGCTTTATAGATTTGAAACTCCTTATTTGTTATATCTTCGTTTTCAACTTGAGCAAATTTAGTTTCTGGTGAGGAGTTTATATCATTGAGTTTTGCTTTGAGTGAATGAAAAATGTCAGTTTGTTCATTGGTTGCAAAAGAAGAAATTGCCAAACCTGAACCTATTAGAGCAATTACTGAAAGAGAAACGGCTAGTTTCTTCATATCCGATCTTACCTCCTTCGTCATTACCAACTAAAGTCTACTTGGCCGGTATTATTTGTTTGGTATCCTTTGCTTGATGATACAACATACGAACTTGTGCCGTAACAATCACCATTTGATCCATGATATGCTTTTGTGCCTGTCCAATTTCGCCCTCTATTATGGTATTAGGGTCGCTGTAATATGAACTCGTATTAGGTAAGGAAACAGAGGAGCCTCTAGCATTTAATTTACCTGCTCCTAAAAAGTGAGTAAGTTACAAGCGGCAGCAACTTTGGCAACGTGCCGAGTATCTACGGGCCATTATTTATTCCAAAACGAAAAACTATAGAAAGGCAATTCCGTTATTTGAAAAGTGCCTGGAACTCTCAAAACCAAACGCACGAATTCCCAAATGTAGTTCACGGAAAAATGTTGAATTTAGAGGTGTTACAGGAATTCAACAACCTATATAATGTAATTGTTGGAAAAATACGAGAGAGCTGGTGGTTACATGAAAAAGAAGGCGTCTTTCCTGCTTGTAGCATTATCAATGGCGCTTGGTTCTTTTCTAGCAATTGATATTCCGTATAAAAACAGCAATAATGATTCTCTTTTAGCAGTTGATGTTTCTTATGGAATTAACAAGGAGAAGTCCAACTCTCCCCAAAGAGTTCCAGACCCTGGTTATTAAAGTGTGCGGCCTATCCATACATGTTGGCCCGGTGAGGTACGCTAGCCTCACCG
The window above is part of the Brevibacillus antibioticus genome. Proteins encoded here:
- a CDS encoding SurA N-terminal domain-containing protein, with protein sequence MKKLAVSLSVIALIGSGLAISSFATNEQTDIFHSLKAKLNDINSSPETKFAQVENEDITNKEFQIYKAYMNANQKLNNIDEKLSDTDLLKDLVIDKLLVQEAEKQGVAVSLEKAKEHSQEMRKTLESTTDEKAKEFQKNVINVTDLSEDEYWESHAPEAYRNQLSIQNLIEKLVQDEILPNATNDLEAFNEAYKKYTDELYENHSEEVKIFTNEIQLNN